From the genome of Hemiscyllium ocellatum isolate sHemOce1 chromosome 15, sHemOce1.pat.X.cur, whole genome shotgun sequence, one region includes:
- the bcl2l1 gene encoding bcl-2-like protein 1 isoform X2: protein MYSSGELVTDFLRYKLLQKGHNWRWLCEQNGAAGLGTQPEPGAAVYSGRPEAERARQALLDAAEEFELRYRRAFSDLSAQLRVTPDTAYQRFEQVVGELFRDGVNWGRLVAFFCFGAALSVESAEKEMGALVPRIADWMSTYLENNLEPWIQQHGGWMLPDLLSLSNYF from the coding sequence ATGTACAGCAGTGGGGAGCTGGTCACTGACTTCCTTCGTTACAAACTGTTGCAGAAGGGCCACAACTGGCGGTGGCTGTGTGAGCAGAATGGAGCGGCGGGCCTGGGGACACAGCCCGAGCCGGGAGCGGCCGTGTACAGCGGCAGGCCCGAGGCTGAGCGGGCCCGCCAGGCCCTGCTGGACGCCGCCGAGGAGTTCGAGCTGCGCTACCGCAGGGCTTTCAGCGACCTGTCGGCGCAGCTCCGCGTTACCCCCGACACGGCGTACCAGCGCTTCGAGCAGGTGGTGGGCGAGCTGTTCCGTGACGGCGTCAACTGGGGCCGCCTGGTGGCTTTCTTCTGTTTCGGGGCGGCGCTGAGCGTGGAGAGCGCGGAGAAGGAGATGGGCGCGTTGGTGCCCCGCATCGCCGACTGGATGAGTACCTACCTGGAGAACAACCTGGAGCCTTGGATCCAGCAGCACGGTGGCTGG